The nucleotide sequence TAAATGGTTTTGGGCTGGCGACTGGTGGCGACATAAATGGTTGACGTTCCGACAATCATGCTCAGTCGTTTAAGGGCTGTTTCAGGAGAGTTAACGGGTTCGTTCTTACTGCGGGACAGGATCGTAGAGAGCGTGCCACCATATCCGTCGATGATGGCACTGGCCACTGGCATACCAGCAGGCAGCTTTAAAGAGGTTGCAGCCGTTTTGCACAGCCCTTCGCCAACCGCAGCGCCAATGGGTAAATGGATACCGTGAAAGCGCTCTTTAACATCGGCAAAGTCCACTGCTTCCAGTAACTGTTCATCAAAACGACGGGAGAGCGAGCCGTTGGTCCAGGTGAGTTCTTCAGTCAGTTTCCAGACCAGATAGTCACTCAGGTCAATAATGCAGTAGCATTGATTCCAGAGTTCCGGGTGACTTTGCTTCAGCCAGAGTGCCCGGGCGATGTGGGTTTCCGGAATCATTCTCTGATGGTTGTCGGTGCGGTGCATGACGGCTGAAAACTGTTCTGATTGTGGTAGTGCTCTGTGATCCATCCAGCCATACACGTCGCACTCCGAATTATCGGGCAGGGCAATGGGTTTCATGTCAGCCGTAAGAAACAGCAGGGAGGCAGTGGCATCAAGCCCGATGCCTCGTATGCAGTCTGGTTCATAGCTGGACAGTGAGATCAGGTTTTTAATGGTGTCGACCAGAGTGCTCCAGATATCATCCGATGAAAAGCCCATTTTGCCAGCAGGGTTCCAGCAACGAATAGCGTGTTTCTGCTGTGCCAGAATTTGTCCTTCAGTGGTGGTCAGGGCGCAGCGCAGACTGCCGCTTCCTACGTCGATACTGAGCAGTATGTCATCCATCGGGGTTACCTGTTGCCTGATCGGGATGATTTCCAGCATAGACAAAAAAGTGGCTCTGGATGATCTACTCTGTATCAGGCTTGCAATACCGTTCTTCAAATGCAGCAGTGGTGGTAACAAAGTGGCAAAGTCGTCGTATGCACTGGTTCAGGGCGTTCAGGGAGCTTCCCGGCTGGAGGTGATGACCCGCCTCAGCTGGCCTTCAAGCCATAATTTTCTTGTATCACAAGGGGTCATAGAAGGGATGAGTTGTCTCGAGGTGGCCTGCGGTGCAGGGGCCGTTACCCGCCAGTTAAAGAGTCTTCTGGGGGATAGCAGTCTTGTGACAGGCTTTGACATGGATGCAAAATCGATAGAACTGGCGCGAAAAAAATTCTCTGATGCCCGTGGCGTGAATTTTCAGGTGGTTGATCTTGAGGCGGATGAGTTAGCTTTTGATCAACCGTTCGATCTGGTTTATTGCCGCCATATTCTGGAGCATGTTTCTGATCCGGAAGCGTCGATTCATAAATTGACCCGGTATCTGAAACCGGGTGGGTTGTTTGTCGCACAGACCGTTGACTGCGAAGGACGGTATTGCTGGCCTGATAATGCGGCTTATCAGAAAAGTGCTGAACTGCTGGCGCGGATTATTGATGTCAGGGGCGGACATTCGGATTGTGGCCGGTGGTTGCCATCCATACTGCGCAAACAGAAGTTTTTGCATATTAATGTCGAAGTGGAAAATCTGGTCTACCTGGAAGGTGAAGGCAAACAGTTTTTACCTCTGACCATGGAGGCTGTGGAAAAAGGGCTTCTGGAAGAAGGATTGCTGGAAAAGGATGAGTTCCGCCAGTTGTTGAATGACTTAAGGCAGTTCTGCAACGAGCCGGACAGCATTGTATCGTTGCCAAGGTTTGTCCATTGCGCTGGAAGAAAACCCTGTTAATGTGGACGCTTAAGATTTTTTACACAGGGAAATGGCATGGGCCTGTTGATGAGTGAAATGATTGGTCATCGGGGGGTGGCAAGTCTGGCACCTGAAAATACGCTGGCAGGCATTCGCAAAGCGGCAGAACTGGGGCTGGAATGGGTTGAGCTGGATGTCACCTTGCTGGGCGATGGGGCAGCAGTGATGTTCCATGACTCCCGCCTGAATCGAACGACTAATGGTCGTGGTCATCTGAAAAAGCAGACTCTGACAGCCGTTAAATCACTGGATGCTGGCAGCTGGCACTCCGAACACTGGTCTGGAGAGAAGGTTCCTGAGCTGGATGAAACGTTGAGTCTGATTAAAGTGCTGGGTCTGGGGTTGAATCTGGAGTTAAAACCTAATCGCTGTGACCTGCACCGGCTGGTCGGTCAGGTGATTATTGCTTTGGAGCGGGCAGACTTTCCAACAGAGAAGTTACTGGTTTCCAGTTTTAACCATAAGGCACTGGTTTTGTTTAGTGGGCGTTCTGAGCACCGTATTGGTTGCCTGTTTGAAACCTTGCCCCGAAGCTGGAGCCATAAGGCACAAAAGGTGGGCGCTGTGAGTATTCATGTGAATGCTGGAAAGCTGACAGAAGCTGGCGCTAAAGCCGTGAAAGCAGGTGGGTATCAGCTTTACTGTTATACAGTAAACGACACACAGCTCCTTAGCAGGCTAAAGAGCTGGCAGGTAGACGGTGTTTTTTCAGACTGTCCGCAGAACTTGAAGTGACGTTTATAACTCGTCTACTGCGCGCAGGTATTTGAACAGTTTGCGGGCTGCGGCAGGCGCTTTGTTTTGGTCAGCTTCTTTTTTCGCATTGCGCACCAGCTGACGAATGTGCTGGTGGTCGGCTTCCGGATACTGCTCCAGATACTCCGTCAGAACCTTGTTGTCACCACTGACCAGGCGATCGCGCCAGCGTTCCAGCTGGTGAAAGCGGCGGTTAAACTCTTCACTGGTGGCATCAAGGCGGCTGAGCAGTTCCTTGATGGGCTCAAGGTCTTCGTCCTGCATCAGCTTGCCGATAAAGCCGAGATGGCGCTTTCGGGCGTTGTGGCTTTTGATGCGTTTGCTCTCATCAAGGGCGGCTCGCAGGCGCTCGCCCAGAGGCAGTTTATCCAGCAGCGATGGTTTCATTTCCATCAACCGCTCACCCATATCCTTCAGCTCCTGCATATCACGCTTGAGCTCGGCACGGCTGACGTAAATGATCTCCTCAATAGGGTCGCCAAATTCGTCAAATTTCTGTTCAGACATTACACATTCACTTTAACTGTCACTGTAGCGATCACTGTAGCGATGAAAAGACGCTTGCCGTCATCGGTCAGACTGCTGATGATGACAGAAACAATCGTTTTTCGCTGATAGCTGTTCGACGGGAAATCACACATTTTACTCTATTCGCCGATAAGACGACGTGTTTTTTTCACAAAGCCCGCTTTAGCAGGTAGGATTTAGGAGTCATTTTTACAAAACCGGAATGCAGGTGTTTCATGGGCGCAACAACCAAAGCAGATTTGGACCCAAAAGCAGAAGAAGGTCGTTTGAAAACGCTGGTGAGCGATATTCTGGATGAAGCCCGCCGTCAGGGAGCGGACGCCTGTGAGGTTGGGGTAAGCCTGGATGCAGGGTTGTCGGTTGGTGTCAGAATGGGCGATGTGGAAACCGTTGAGTTCAATCGTGACCAGGGATTTGGGATAACGGTCTATCGTGGCAAAAAGAAAGGCTCTGCCAGCACGTCTGACAGTTCGCTCGACGCTGTCCGGGAAACCGTAAAGGCGGCTTATGATATTGCTGGGTATGCCTCAGAAGACCCGGATTCAGGGTTGGCAGACGCTGAACTGATGGCTAAAGACCTGCCTGATCTTGATTTGTATCATCCCTGGGGTATTGAGCCTGATGCTGCGATTGAGCTGGCTCTGAAGAGCGAAGATGCAGGACGACGGTTTGATGGAAAGATTGCCAACTCTGACGGTGCCAATGTGTCAACCCATCAGGGCTGCCGTGTGTACGGCAATAGTCACGGGTTTATCGGCAGTTATATTTCTACCCGTCAGAGTCTGAGCTGTGTACTGATTGGCCAGAAAGGTGATGATATGCAGCGGGATTACTGGTATACCGTTGCGCGCGATGCAATGGATATGGAGTCAGCCGTTCAGGTAGGCGAAAAAGCTGCACAGAGAACAGTGGATCGTTTGGGCAGTCAGAAAGTATCCACTGGGCAGGTGCCGGTATTGTTTGCGGCGGAAGTGGCATCCGGTCTGATTTCACATTTTCTTTCAGCCATCAGTGGTGGCAGTCTTTACCGACAGGCGTCTTTTCTGCTGGATCATTTGAATAAACCGATTTTTCCGGAATGGGTCAGAATTCATGAGCAGCCTCATCTGAAAAAAGCTTTGGGGTCTGCCAGTTTTGATAATGATGGTCTTGCCACCCGAGCCAAGGATTTTATTACTGACGGTGTTCTGATGAACTACCTGCTGGGAACCTATTCTGCCCGCAAGCTGGGTATGGTCAGTACAGGGAATGCAGGTGGTGTGAATAACCTGTTTCTCGACAGCAATGCCGGAGACCAGAAAACCCTGTTGCAGCAAATGGGTACCGGCCTGCTGGTTACAGAACTGATGGGACAGGGCGTTAATACCGTAACCGGCGATTACTCCCGTGGTGCAGCAGGCTTCTGGGTGGAGAATGGTGTGATCCAATATCCGGTTTCTGAAGTAACCATTGCTGGTAACCTGAAGGATATGTTTATGAACATTGTGGCGGCGGGTAATGATTTGGATCGTCGGGGCAATATTCAGGTGGGTTCATTGTTGGTTGAAGGCATGATGGTTGCCGGAGACTAAAACGTTCGGGAGGCATTGTTCGGATACGATGAAAATCACAGTGTATTTTGATGGTGCCTGCCCTTTGTGTGTTCGGGAAATCGGTCGCTGGCGCAACGCCCCTTTCGGCTGTGAGGTGGAGTGGTTTGATATCACGGGGCAGGAGCAGGCATTGCGACAACGGGGCATTGATCCCCGGCAGGCGATGTTGCAGTTGCATACGCAAACCAGCGATGGCAAAACCTTCGTCAGTATTGACAGTTATGCCCTGCTGCTGAAACAACTGCCACGTTGGCGCTGGCTGGGGGTGTTAATGGCATTGCCGATTATCAAGTCGCTTCTGCGCTGGGTCTATGATGGTCTGACCATTCTGCGACTTAAGTCTGAAGGGCGTTATCCTGCTGAGTGCGCAGACTGTTCCGCTTCGAATAAAGACAATTAATAGCCAGATACAAATGCTCTCAGTCAACGAATATCAGGCATAAAACAGTGTTGCCAGCCCAAGAAATGAGAAAAAGCCCAGCACATCAGAAATGGTTGTCAGAATAATGGTTCCCGCCAGGGACGGATCAATATTCATAGACTTTAAAATCACAGGCAGGCTGGCACCTACAATAACGGCGGCACTCAGGTTAATGACCATGGCGCAGCCAATCACGAACGAAATAATCGGGTCGTTAAACCAGAGGTAAGCGATCAGGGCGACCAGGCTGGCCCAGAGCAGGCCGTTCATGAAGCCTACCGCCAGTTCACGACTCAGCAGCCAGCGCAGGTTGGTGCTGCTGATCTGTCCAAGCGCCATCCCGCGTATCACCAAAGTGAGAGCCTGGCCTCCGGCGTTACCACCCATTCCGGCGACAATCGGCATGAGTACCGCCAGTGCGACCACTTTGTCGATGGTGGTCTGGAACATGCCGATGACAGAGGCAGCGATAAAAGCCGTAATTAAGTTAATGCCCAGCCAGACAGCGCGGCGCCTTGCTGTTTTAAAGACGGGAGCAAAGGTGTCCTCGTCATCATCCAGACCCGCCATGCTCATCATGGAGTGTTCGGCTTCTTCCCGAATAACGTCAACCACATCATCAATGGTAATACGACCCAGCAGCTTGCCTTTGTCGCTGACGACCGGGGCGGAAACAAGGTCCTGTCGTTCGAATATCTGAGCGACCTGCGTGTCTTCGGTATCCGCCGGTATAGGAGTGGCATCGGATTGCATCACTTCGTAGACAGTGGCAGAAGGGTCTGTTGTCAGCAATATACCCAGAGGCAAAGAGCCTATGTATTCATCCCGCCGGTTTACGACCAGCAGACTGTCGGTCATTTCAGGGATTTTCTCGTGTCGGCGCAGATAGCGCAGCACCACATCGAGCGTATTGCTGGGGCGAATGGTGATCATGTCGGTGTTCATCAGACCGCCAGCAGTATCTTCCGGGTAGGACAGAACCGCTTCAACCCGCTGTCGATCCTGGCTGTCCATGGAGTCGAGAACCCTGCGGGTGATGGTGCCGGGCAGTTGTTGCAGCAGGTCTGCAATGTCGTCTACATCCTGACCGTCAGTGATGGCCTTAAGCTCAGTAATGTTCATCCGGTCCAGAAAGAACTGCCTGACTTCGTCGCTGAGTTCCTGAAGTACATCACCTTCCTGTTCCGGGTCGATTAAACGCCAGAGCAAACTGCGAAGTTTTGGAGGGGAGGATTCCAGCAGGTGTGCTGCATCAGCCGCCGGAAGGCTGTTGAGCATGCGCCTGAGTTCCGGTGAGACGCCGTGTTCCAGTGCCTCGTTAAGCTTTTTAAGCTCCTTGTCTCCGATACTCAGTTGCAGTTGCTGGACCATATTGCACGCCTGGTGTTGTCTATGACTGAGGGAGCTGTTTACTCACCTTCTTCAAAATAATCGTTGATCAGATTGCACAGTGCATCGGCTGCTTCCTGCTCATCTTCACCATCAAATGTCAGGTCGAGGGTGGTTCCCTGACCAGCAGCCAGCATCATGATCGCCATAATGCTTTTTCCATCCACTTCACGACCGTTCACACCGACTTTAATCTGACTGATAAAGTTGGAAGTGGTCGAGACAAACTTCGAAGCTGCACGAGCATGCAACCCAAGTTTGTTGATGATGGTCGCTTGCGTCTGGATCATTATTTGGATAGCTCCCTGTGCCGCACCTGAACCCGGTCAAATCGTTCGCTGAACCAGGTACCCAGCCGTTCACTAATATAGACCGAACGGTGTTGTCCGCCGGTGCAGCCTATGGCAATGGTCATGTAGCTGCGCTGGCCGGATTCAAACCTTGGTAACCATTTTTCCACGAACTGTTTAAGGTCTTCAAACATCTCCGTCACCATGGGTTCTGCTCCAAGGAACTCCTGAACCGGCTTGTCCCGCCCGGTGTATTGCCGGATGGATTCATCCCAGTATGGGTTAGGCAGGCAGCGAACATCAAATACATAGTCAGCATCCACCGGCATACCATGCTTAAAACCAAAGGACTGAATCAGCAGTGTCATGCTTTTGGTGCCATCACCAATGACCTTGTGACGAACCTGTTCATGTATTTCATGCACGGACAATGGTGATGTGTCGATGCGAACATCAGCCTGTGCCGCCACGGGACCCAGCAGGCTGGTTTCCAGGTCGATGGCTTCGATCAGCGATACCTTGTCATTCGTCAGAGGATGCTTGCGGCGGGTTGAGCTGTAACGCTTCATCAGGCAGCTGCTGTCAGCGTCCAGAAACAGAACCTTGCAATCGATTCCCTGTTGCCTGAGTTTTTTCAGCAGTCTTGGGAAATGCTCCAGGGCTCCGGGAACATTACGAACATCAATGCTGACTGCCATTTTGGGGGGCTCGTTGGCGCCTTCGCTAAGTTGTTCAGGTAGCTGGTTGAGCATAGTGGCTGGCAGGTTGTCGACACAATAGTATCCCTGATCCTCAAGTGCATGGAGTGCTGCACTTTTTCCTGAACCTGAGCGGCCGCTGATGATAACGAGTTTCATGGGGGGTCCCTTTATGCGGAGCTTTTTATAACAGATAACAGGTTTTAATGTTGAAGGATAGATGAACTCAACGAGATTAAAACCTGTTTCTTTATTTCAAGGATAGGTAATACTTTCAGCCTTTTCATTCTGAGGAGAATCGGACAGCCGTTGAACCGGGCAGGCCGTCAGGCCGGTGCTGTCAGTATCTGATACAGGCTTTCCGAAGAGTTAGCTGACCGGATCTGACCGAGAAGGTAATCATCGGTAAAGCGCTGGGCCAGGGCTTTCAGGATATCAAGGTGTTCCTGAGTGCTTTCTTCAGGGACGATCAACGCGAAAATCAGGTCAACAGGCTCCCGGTCCACCGCGTCAAAATCGACGGGTTCTGACAGACGAATGAACAGCCCGGTTGGCTCCGGGCAGGCTTTGGAGCGGCAGTGAGGCAGTGCAATGCCGTTGCCCAGTCCGGTGGTACCCAGTCGTTCTCTGTTGATGAGGTTGTTGAACAGATCCTTGGCGTTGATGGCGGGAACATGTTCACTGATCTGTTCCGCAATTGTTTCCAGGATTTTCTTTTTGCTGACCCCTTGCACACCATGGAGGGTGCGTTCGGGGGTTAAGATGTTTTTAATAATCATACAACGATTGGAAGACTCACAGGGTGCGAGTGCAAAATAAGAAGCCGATGACTGAATGGGAGTCGACTGAAAGCCAGGGGCCTTCAGTCGGTTGTGGATTCAGCCTCGGGCTCCCTGCATGCGATCGAGCGTCTTTTCCTTGTGTTTTACCAGCTGTCGGTCGATTTTATCTGACAAATCGTCAATAGCCGCGTACATGTCATCGGATTCAGCGGTCGCATTGATGTCAGCTCCACGTATGTGCAGAATCGCTTCTGCCTTGTGCAGTAGTTTCTCTACGCTCAAGGTGACTTGTACATTAGTGATGTTATCGAAGTGAGCTGCCAGTCGGTCGAGTTTTTTAGTGACATAGTCTTTCAGAGCTTGAGTCACCTCTACATGATGTCCACTGATGTTGACTTGCATGTAACGCTCTCCTGCTGATCCCGTTTGGAGACAGTAGCCAGTTCCCGGGATTTTCGAACTGGTCTGTTTAGATTTTATCACCGTTAATAACATTGGTGCTGTCCTGAAGCAAAAAAATACAGGATTTTTACCTTAAGGTTCTGTCCGAAAAATTCCTGCTAAAATTCCTGCTAATAAGTTTCATTGTTCGGGTACTTATCGTTAAGCACTCTACATGACTTACACCAGGCGCTTGCGTTCATTGGAAGGGGGTATATGCATCGACTCCCGATACTTGGCGATGGTTCGTCGGGCTACTTTTATACCCTGCTCTCCCAGTAAACCGGCAATTTTGTTGTCACTGAGCGGTTTTTTCGGATTTTCATCCTGAACCAGCTTTTTGATCAGTGCGCGAATAGCTGTGGACGAACACTCTCCACCGCTGTCTGTGCTGACATGGCTGGAAAAGAAATACTTCAGCTCATAGACACCCCTGGGCGTATGCATGTACTTCTGGGTTGTGACCCGGGAAATAGTTGATTCATGCATATCCACAGCTTCAGCGATATCCGCAAGCACCAGCGGTTTCATACCTTCGTCGCCCTGTTCCAGAAAGCCCTGCTGGAAGTTAACGATCTTGGTAGCGACTTTGAGTAATGTTTCATTACGGCTTTGCAGGTTTTTCAAAAACCAGCGGGCTTCCTGCAGCTGGTTTTTCATAAACTGGTTGTCCCGGCTGCTGTTGGCTCGCTGAACCATTGACGCATAGCTGTTGTTGATACGCAGACGAGGCAGTGACTCAGAATTCAGTTCGACCACCCAGCGCTCTTTGATTTTTCGAACGGAAATATCCGGTGTGATGTACTCCGGTTCGCTTTGATCCACTCCAGAGCCTGGCTTGGGGTTCAGGCTCTGTATCAGCCCCAGAGCTTCTTTGAGCTGATGCTCTTTCATCCGGGTGCGGCGCATAATCTGGCTGTAATCGCGGCTGCCCAGGGCTTCCAGATGGTGATCAATCAGCTTTTGGGCTTCGTGAATAAAGGGTGTTTGTGACGACAGCTGAGCCAGTTGTACGGACAGGCACTCTTTCAGGTTTTCACTGCCACAGCCAACCGGGTCAAACTGCTGAATACGGCATTGCATGACTTTCAGCTCATCAAGATCGAGTTCTTCAAACGCC is from Endozoicomonas gorgoniicola and encodes:
- the yjgA gene encoding ribosome biogenesis factor YjgA, coding for MSEQKFDEFGDPIEEIIYVSRAELKRDMQELKDMGERLMEMKPSLLDKLPLGERLRAALDESKRIKSHNARKRHLGFIGKLMQDEDLEPIKELLSRLDATSEEFNRRFHQLERWRDRLVSGDNKVLTEYLEQYPEADHQHIRQLVRNAKKEADQNKAPAAARKLFKYLRAVDEL
- the pmbA gene encoding metalloprotease PmbA → MGATTKADLDPKAEEGRLKTLVSDILDEARRQGADACEVGVSLDAGLSVGVRMGDVETVEFNRDQGFGITVYRGKKKGSASTSDSSLDAVRETVKAAYDIAGYASEDPDSGLADAELMAKDLPDLDLYHPWGIEPDAAIELALKSEDAGRRFDGKIANSDGANVSTHQGCRVYGNSHGFIGSYISTRQSLSCVLIGQKGDDMQRDYWYTVARDAMDMESAVQVGEKAAQRTVDRLGSQKVSTGQVPVLFAAEVASGLISHFLSAISGGSLYRQASFLLDHLNKPIFPEWVRIHEQPHLKKALGSASFDNDGLATRAKDFITDGVLMNYLLGTYSARKLGMVSTGNAGGVNNLFLDSNAGDQKTLLQQMGTGLLVTELMGQGVNTVTGDYSRGAAGFWVENGVIQYPVSEVTIAGNLKDMFMNIVAAGNDLDRRGNIQVGSLLVEGMMVAGD
- a CDS encoding methyltransferase domain-containing protein, which codes for MISSIDKKVALDDLLCIRLAIPFFKCSSGGNKVAKSSYALVQGVQGASRLEVMTRLSWPSSHNFLVSQGVIEGMSCLEVACGAGAVTRQLKSLLGDSSLVTGFDMDAKSIELARKKFSDARGVNFQVVDLEADELAFDQPFDLVYCRHILEHVSDPEASIHKLTRYLKPGGLFVAQTVDCEGRYCWPDNAAYQKSAELLARIIDVRGGHSDCGRWLPSILRKQKFLHINVEVENLVYLEGEGKQFLPLTMEAVEKGLLEEGLLEKDEFRQLLNDLRQFCNEPDSIVSLPRFVHCAGRKPC
- a CDS encoding HPr family phosphocarrier protein — translated: MIQTQATIINKLGLHARAASKFVSTTSNFISQIKVGVNGREVDGKSIMAIMMLAAGQGTTLDLTFDGEDEQEAADALCNLINDYFEEGE
- the rapZ gene encoding RNase adapter RapZ gives rise to the protein MKLVIISGRSGSGKSAALHALEDQGYYCVDNLPATMLNQLPEQLSEGANEPPKMAVSIDVRNVPGALEHFPRLLKKLRQQGIDCKVLFLDADSSCLMKRYSSTRRKHPLTNDKVSLIEAIDLETSLLGPVAAQADVRIDTSPLSVHEIHEQVRHKVIGDGTKSMTLLIQSFGFKHGMPVDADYVFDVRCLPNPYWDESIRQYTGRDKPVQEFLGAEPMVTEMFEDLKQFVEKWLPRFESGQRSYMTIAIGCTGGQHRSVYISERLGTWFSERFDRVQVRHRELSK
- the hpf gene encoding ribosome hibernation-promoting factor, HPF/YfiA family, which produces MQVNISGHHVEVTQALKDYVTKKLDRLAAHFDNITNVQVTLSVEKLLHKAEAILHIRGADINATAESDDMYAAIDDLSDKIDRQLVKHKEKTLDRMQGARG
- the mgtE gene encoding magnesium transporter gives rise to the protein MVQQLQLSIGDKELKKLNEALEHGVSPELRRMLNSLPAADAAHLLESSPPKLRSLLWRLIDPEQEGDVLQELSDEVRQFFLDRMNITELKAITDGQDVDDIADLLQQLPGTITRRVLDSMDSQDRQRVEAVLSYPEDTAGGLMNTDMITIRPSNTLDVVLRYLRRHEKIPEMTDSLLVVNRRDEYIGSLPLGILLTTDPSATVYEVMQSDATPIPADTEDTQVAQIFERQDLVSAPVVSDKGKLLGRITIDDVVDVIREEAEHSMMSMAGLDDDEDTFAPVFKTARRRAVWLGINLITAFIAASVIGMFQTTIDKVVALAVLMPIVAGMGGNAGGQALTLVIRGMALGQISSTNLRWLLSRELAVGFMNGLLWASLVALIAYLWFNDPIISFVIGCAMVINLSAAVIVGASLPVILKSMNIDPSLAGTIILTTISDVLGFFSFLGLATLFYA
- the ptsN gene encoding PTS IIA-like nitrogen regulatory protein PtsN; translated protein: MIIKNILTPERTLHGVQGVSKKKILETIAEQISEHVPAINAKDLFNNLINRERLGTTGLGNGIALPHCRSKACPEPTGLFIRLSEPVDFDAVDREPVDLIFALIVPEESTQEHLDILKALAQRFTDDYLLGQIRSANSSESLYQILTAPA
- a CDS encoding glycerophosphoryl diester phosphodiesterase codes for the protein MGLLMSEMIGHRGVASLAPENTLAGIRKAAELGLEWVELDVTLLGDGAAVMFHDSRLNRTTNGRGHLKKQTLTAVKSLDAGSWHSEHWSGEKVPELDETLSLIKVLGLGLNLELKPNRCDLHRLVGQVIIALERADFPTEKLLVSSFNHKALVLFSGRSEHRIGCLFETLPRSWSHKAQKVGAVSIHVNAGKLTEAGAKAVKAGGYQLYCYTVNDTQLLSRLKSWQVDGVFSDCPQNLK
- a CDS encoding FGGY-family carbohydrate kinase — encoded protein: MDDILLSIDVGSGSLRCALTTTEGQILAQQKHAIRCWNPAGKMGFSSDDIWSTLVDTIKNLISLSSYEPDCIRGIGLDATASLLFLTADMKPIALPDNSECDVYGWMDHRALPQSEQFSAVMHRTDNHQRMIPETHIARALWLKQSHPELWNQCYCIIDLSDYLVWKLTEELTWTNGSLSRRFDEQLLEAVDFADVKERFHGIHLPIGAAVGEGLCKTAATSLKLPAGMPVASAIIDGYGGTLSTILSRSKNEPVNSPETALKRLSMIVGTSTIYVATSRQPKTIYGIWGPSPSVLPDLYHNTVGQSAAGILLDYILANHPAHELASNRARQKGLGITAYLNVQLEKMAGEQPIACLTQNIHMLPYFAGNRTPRMDMTLTGMISGLKLDNSEDNLALHYLCTIQALALGARHNIETLVSAGYEFDLLTPAGGLAKNPLFLAEHCNATGLPAAIAEQSDAMLLSGVMTAGLAAELFYDWTHAIQSVSRYEKINNPDPELTDYYERKYCVFLEMYEDQMKYRKIMKGN
- a CDS encoding thiol-disulfide oxidoreductase DCC family protein, translated to MKITVYFDGACPLCVREIGRWRNAPFGCEVEWFDITGQEQALRQRGIDPRQAMLQLHTQTSDGKTFVSIDSYALLLKQLPRWRWLGVLMALPIIKSLLRWVYDGLTILRLKSEGRYPAECADCSASNKDN
- a CDS encoding RNA polymerase factor sigma-54, with the translated sequence MKPSLQLKMGQQLTMTPQLQQAIRLLQLSTLDLQQEIQEALESNPMLESEEAIQDQESRDREASNAAEGEQLVDLNAQEPPASSESQEPEWSESIPKDLPVDSGWEEIYSSMPSGSNDEFDPLSRSRTTESLQEHLQWQLNLTPTTDTDRVLGEAIIEATNPDGYLTTPLDDIHQSLALDPAFEELDLDELKVMQCRIQQFDPVGCGSENLKECLSVQLAQLSSQTPFIHEAQKLIDHHLEALGSRDYSQIMRRTRMKEHQLKEALGLIQSLNPKPGSGVDQSEPEYITPDISVRKIKERWVVELNSESLPRLRINNSYASMVQRANSSRDNQFMKNQLQEARWFLKNLQSRNETLLKVATKIVNFQQGFLEQGDEGMKPLVLADIAEAVDMHESTISRVTTQKYMHTPRGVYELKYFFSSHVSTDSGGECSSTAIRALIKKLVQDENPKKPLSDNKIAGLLGEQGIKVARRTIAKYRESMHIPPSNERKRLV